From the genome of Azospirillum brasilense, one region includes:
- the oxlT gene encoding oxalate/formate MFS antiporter — protein sequence MRQTGAQSALPVGGRWMQLLAGVICMSMIANLQYGWTLFVEPIDDKHGWGRAAIQVAFTIFIVTETWLVPVEGWFVDRFGPRIVVLFGSVLCAASWALNAVADSLLVLYVAAAIGGIGAGAVYGTCVGNALKWFPDRRGLAAGITAAGFGAGSALTVVPIATMIETSGYEATFMAFGLGQGLVVFALAWLLVAPPSAPLTRGGYAAPPAQRQYTPSQMVRTPVFWVMYAMFVMVAGGGLMATAQLGPIAQDFGLAHAPVSILGLTLPALTFALSIDRVLNGLTRPFFGWVSDHIGRENTMFIAFAIEAVGIVALSLYGRDPVAFVLLTGLVFFAWGEIYSLFPACCADTFGSKFAASNAGLLYTAKGTAALLIPFANIIADATGSWHAVFLLAAAVNALAAVLALFVLRPMRKRMAAESLGTHSGRSVTADA from the coding sequence ATGCGCCAAACCGGTGCGCAAAGCGCCCTGCCTGTCGGCGGGCGTTGGATGCAGCTGCTTGCCGGCGTCATCTGCATGTCGATGATCGCCAATCTCCAGTACGGGTGGACCCTCTTCGTCGAACCCATCGACGACAAGCACGGCTGGGGCCGTGCGGCCATCCAGGTGGCCTTCACCATCTTCATTGTCACCGAAACATGGCTGGTGCCCGTCGAGGGCTGGTTCGTCGACCGCTTCGGCCCGCGGATCGTCGTGCTGTTCGGCTCGGTGCTCTGCGCCGCCTCCTGGGCGCTGAACGCGGTGGCGGATTCGCTGCTCGTGCTCTACGTCGCGGCGGCCATCGGTGGCATCGGGGCGGGCGCCGTCTACGGCACCTGCGTGGGCAACGCGCTGAAATGGTTCCCCGACCGGCGCGGTCTGGCCGCCGGCATAACCGCGGCGGGCTTTGGAGCCGGCTCCGCCCTGACGGTGGTGCCCATCGCCACGATGATCGAGACCTCGGGCTACGAGGCGACCTTTATGGCCTTCGGCCTGGGCCAGGGACTGGTGGTCTTCGCGCTCGCCTGGCTGCTGGTGGCGCCGCCCTCCGCTCCCCTCACCCGCGGCGGATACGCCGCCCCGCCCGCGCAGCGGCAGTACACGCCGAGCCAGATGGTCCGCACCCCGGTGTTCTGGGTCATGTACGCCATGTTCGTGATGGTGGCCGGCGGCGGGCTGATGGCGACGGCCCAGCTCGGCCCCATTGCCCAGGATTTCGGGCTGGCCCACGCTCCGGTCAGCATCCTCGGCCTGACCCTGCCCGCCCTGACCTTCGCCCTGTCCATCGACCGGGTGCTGAACGGGCTGACCCGCCCCTTCTTCGGCTGGGTGTCCGACCACATCGGGCGCGAGAACACCATGTTCATCGCCTTCGCGATCGAAGCGGTGGGCATCGTCGCGCTCAGCCTCTACGGCCGCGACCCGGTGGCCTTCGTGCTGCTGACCGGTCTGGTCTTCTTCGCCTGGGGCGAGATCTACAGCCTGTTCCCGGCCTGCTGCGCCGACACCTTCGGATCGAAGTTCGCGGCGAGCAACGCCGGGCTGCTCTACACCGCCAAGGGCACGGCGGCGCTGCTGATCCCCTTCGCCAACATCATCGCCGACGCGACGGGAAGCTGGCACGCGGTCTTCCTGCTGGCCGCCGCGGTCAACGCGCTGGCCGCCGTGCTGGCGCTGTTCGTCCTGCGCCCGATGCGGAAGCGCATGGCGGCGGAGTCGCTGGGCACGCACAGCGGCCGGAGCGTGACGGCCGACGCGTAA
- the thiC gene encoding phosphomethylpyrimidine synthase ThiC encodes MPDTLPPASKDAAPSDHFSVTTGPLPSSSKVHVAGERFPDLRVAMRDIHVGGGEPPVRVYDTSGPYSDPAVQTDIRRGLAELRRSWIEARGDVEAYEGREVRPEDDGLRVGETRAVPVFDRAGRRPLRGKPGRAVTQMAYARAGIVTPEMEYIAVRENLGRQRLAEAAARDGDDFGASIPDHVTADFVRDEVARGRAIIPSNINHPESEPMIIGRNFLTKINANIGNSAVASSVGEEVDKMVWSIRWGADTVMDLSTGRNIHTTREWILRNSPVPIGTVPIYQALEKVGGKAEDLTWEIFRDTLIEQAEQGVDYFTIHAGIRLAHIPLTAKRTTGIVSRGGSIMAKWCLSHHRESFLYERFEEICEIMKAYDVAFSLGDGLRPGSIADANDAAQFAELETLGELTKIAWKHDVQVMIEGPGHVPMHKIKANVDKQLALCGEAPFYTLGPLTTDIAPGYDHITSAIGAAMIGWFGTAMLCYVTPKEHLGLPDRDDVKVGVVTYKIAAHAADLAKGHPGAQERDDALSRARFEFRWRDQFHLSLDPETAERFHDQTLPAEGAKVAHFCSMCGPKFCSMKITQEVREYANSGMAEMSESFRAKGGEIYLEEGQAAE; translated from the coding sequence ATGCCCGACACTCTTCCCCCCGCTTCGAAAGACGCCGCGCCGTCGGACCATTTCTCGGTGACGACCGGCCCGCTGCCGTCGTCCAGCAAGGTCCATGTGGCCGGGGAGCGCTTCCCCGACCTGCGCGTGGCGATGCGCGACATCCATGTCGGCGGTGGCGAGCCGCCGGTGCGCGTCTACGACACCTCAGGCCCTTACAGCGATCCCGCCGTGCAGACCGACATCCGCCGCGGCTTGGCGGAGCTGCGCCGCTCCTGGATCGAGGCCCGCGGCGACGTCGAGGCCTATGAGGGCCGCGAGGTCCGTCCGGAGGACGATGGGCTGCGCGTCGGCGAGACGCGCGCCGTGCCCGTCTTCGACCGCGCCGGGCGCCGTCCGCTGCGCGGCAAGCCGGGCCGGGCGGTCACGCAGATGGCCTACGCCCGCGCCGGAATCGTCACGCCGGAGATGGAGTACATTGCCGTCCGCGAGAATCTGGGCCGCCAGCGGCTGGCCGAGGCGGCGGCGCGGGATGGTGACGACTTCGGAGCCTCCATCCCCGACCATGTGACCGCGGATTTCGTCCGCGACGAGGTGGCGCGCGGGCGGGCGATCATCCCGTCCAACATCAACCACCCCGAATCGGAGCCGATGATCATCGGCCGCAACTTCCTCACCAAGATCAACGCGAACATCGGCAACTCCGCCGTCGCGTCATCGGTGGGCGAGGAGGTCGACAAGATGGTCTGGTCGATCCGCTGGGGCGCCGACACCGTGATGGACCTGTCCACCGGCCGCAACATCCACACCACCCGTGAATGGATTCTGCGCAACAGCCCGGTCCCCATCGGCACCGTGCCGATCTATCAGGCGCTGGAGAAGGTCGGCGGCAAGGCCGAGGACCTGACCTGGGAGATCTTCCGCGACACGCTGATCGAGCAGGCGGAGCAGGGGGTGGACTACTTCACCATCCACGCCGGCATCCGTCTGGCGCACATCCCGCTGACCGCGAAGCGCACCACCGGCATCGTGTCGCGCGGCGGCTCGATCATGGCGAAATGGTGCCTGTCCCACCACCGCGAGAGCTTCCTCTACGAGCGGTTCGAGGAGATCTGCGAGATCATGAAGGCGTACGACGTCGCCTTCTCGCTGGGTGACGGCTTGCGCCCCGGCTCCATCGCCGACGCCAACGACGCCGCCCAGTTCGCCGAGCTGGAGACATTGGGCGAGTTGACCAAGATCGCCTGGAAGCACGACGTGCAGGTGATGATCGAGGGGCCAGGCCATGTGCCCATGCACAAGATCAAGGCCAACGTCGACAAGCAGCTGGCGCTGTGCGGCGAGGCGCCCTTCTACACGCTCGGGCCGCTGACCACGGACATCGCGCCGGGCTACGACCACATCACCAGCGCCATCGGTGCCGCCATGATCGGCTGGTTCGGCACGGCGATGCTCTGCTACGTCACGCCGAAGGAGCATCTGGGGCTGCCGGACCGCGACGACGTGAAGGTGGGCGTGGTCACCTACAAGATCGCCGCCCACGCCGCCGACCTCGCCAAGGGCCACCCCGGCGCGCAGGAGCGCGACGACGCCCTGTCGCGCGCCCGCTTCGAGTTCCGCTGGCGCGACCAGTTCCACCTGTCGCTCGACCCGGAGACGGCGGAGCGCTTCCACGACCAGACCCTGCCGGCGGAGGGGGCGAAGGTCGCGCATTTCTGTTCGATGTGCGGGCCGAAGTTCTGCTCGATGAAGATCACGCAGGAGGTGCGGGAGTACGCCAACTCCGGCATGGCCGAGATGTCGGAGAGCTTCCGCGCCAAGGGCGGGGAGATCTATCTTGAGGAGGGGCAGGCTGCGGAATAG
- the oxlT gene encoding oxalate/formate MFS antiporter has product MQIVVGIVCMVAAANIQYAWTLFVPEIQATHGWTRASIQTAFTVFVVVQTWLTPIEGYFIDRYGPRAIVAFGGVMTGLSWIVDSYAGSLGMLYVGSAIGGIGVGCVYATCVNSALKWFPDKRGLAVGLTAGGYGAGSAVTILPIANMIHSSGYQATFFWFGLLQGTIILIAAYFLRAPQKDQVKASTKVLQSRRDYTLKEALQTPVFWVMMVMFICTVSGGLMAVAQLGVIAHDLGVKEAPISLFGITMAALPFALMLDRVMNGISRPLFGFISDHIGREATMFIAFTFEGLGILMLSRFGHDPIMFLILSGLVFLAWGEVYSLFSATSADTFGTKHAAKIYGVLYCAKGVAALLVPLGNLLMEATGTWATVLYICATMDLIAAFCAIAVLRPMLRKHHARNAELAAQQGAGGLAVQPGH; this is encoded by the coding sequence ATGCAGATCGTCGTCGGCATCGTCTGTATGGTGGCGGCGGCCAACATCCAGTACGCCTGGACGCTGTTTGTGCCGGAAATCCAGGCCACCCATGGCTGGACCCGCGCCTCGATCCAGACCGCCTTCACCGTCTTCGTCGTCGTCCAGACCTGGCTGACCCCCATCGAAGGCTATTTCATCGACCGTTACGGCCCCCGCGCCATCGTCGCCTTCGGCGGCGTGATGACCGGCCTCTCCTGGATCGTCGACAGCTACGCCGGCTCGCTCGGCATGCTCTATGTCGGTTCGGCCATCGGCGGCATCGGCGTCGGCTGCGTCTACGCCACCTGCGTCAACAGCGCCCTCAAGTGGTTCCCGGACAAGCGCGGCCTCGCCGTCGGCCTGACCGCGGGCGGCTACGGTGCCGGCTCGGCCGTGACCATCCTGCCGATCGCCAACATGATCCACTCCTCGGGCTATCAGGCGACCTTCTTCTGGTTCGGCCTGCTGCAGGGCACGATCATCCTCATCGCCGCCTACTTCCTGCGCGCTCCGCAGAAGGATCAGGTGAAGGCCTCGACCAAGGTCCTGCAGTCCCGCCGCGACTATACGCTCAAGGAAGCGCTGCAGACGCCGGTCTTCTGGGTCATGATGGTCATGTTCATCTGCACCGTCTCGGGCGGTCTGATGGCGGTGGCCCAGCTCGGCGTGATCGCCCACGATCTGGGCGTGAAGGAAGCCCCGATCAGCCTGTTCGGCATCACCATGGCGGCTCTGCCCTTCGCGCTGATGCTCGACCGCGTGATGAACGGCATCTCCCGTCCGCTGTTCGGCTTCATCTCCGACCACATCGGCCGTGAAGCGACGATGTTCATCGCCTTCACCTTCGAAGGCCTCGGCATCCTGATGCTCAGCCGCTTCGGCCACGACCCGATCATGTTCCTGATCCTGTCGGGTCTGGTGTTCCTGGCCTGGGGCGAAGTGTACAGCCTGTTCAGCGCCACCTCGGCGGACACCTTCGGCACCAAGCACGCGGCGAAGATCTACGGTGTGCTGTACTGCGCCAAGGGCGTCGCGGCGTTGCTGGTCCCGCTGGGCAACCTGCTGATGGAAGCCACCGGCACCTGGGCGACCGTGCTCTACATCTGCGCCACCATGGACCTCATCGCGGCTTTCTGCGCCATCGCGGTCCTGCGGCCAATGCTGCGCAAGCACCATGCCCGCAACGCCGAACTTGCCGCCCAGCAGGGTGCGGGTGGGCTGGCGGTGCAGCCCGGCCACTGA